The DNA region AATCGATACATTACTGTGTACACATAGAGAGTACACGAACGCACGACGCACCCGCGTCCACCATAGTGTAGGTTCTGTAGAATAGCTGGTCGACGGACGACACGTAGGCCGCGGCGGATAGAcacggtctaacctccgaaaCCGTACAGGGTGCGACCCTGGCGTTTCAGAGCGTACACGACGTCCATGGCGGTGACGGTCTTCCTCTTGGCGTGCTCGGTGTAGGTGACCGCGTCGCGGATCACGTTCTCGAGGAACACTTTGAGGACACCGCGAGTCTCTTCGTAGATCAGACCGGAGATACGT from Helicoverpa zea isolate HzStark_Cry1AcR chromosome 29, ilHelZeax1.1, whole genome shotgun sequence includes:
- the LOC124644234 gene encoding histone H4 — encoded protein: MTGRGKGGKGLGKGGAKRHRKVLRDNIQGITKPAIRRLARRGGVKRISGLIYEETRGVLKVFLENVIRDAVTYTEHAKRKTVTAMDVVYALKRQGRTLYGFGG